One region of Desulfobacteraceae bacterium genomic DNA includes:
- a CDS encoding homocysteine biosynthesis protein encodes MTEFKVNKTYQEINAKIRSGQVVVVTAEEVIGIVRKEGPVAAARQVDVVTTGTFAPMCSSGAFINFGHSKPGIKAAKVWLNNVPAYAGVAAVDCYIGATEVCEDDPLNRVHPGEFNYGGGHVIEDLVAGKTVHLKAVAYGTDCYPNREVEKEITLRSLPSAVLCNPRNGYQNYNCAVNLKNKTVYTYMGTLKPRAGNANYCSAGQLSPLFNDPYYKTIGIGTRIFLGGTTGFVTWAGTQHKPQVKRTPKGVPLGPAGTLWVMGDLKKMSTQWLMGASIQGYGSSLSLGLGIPIPILNEEMMAYTAVSDEEIFTQIIDYGNDYPEGVSKSYGQVSYAQLKSGFIDFQGKQVPTVPLSSTVKAREIAETLKDWIAKGQFLLGEPQCTLPAGPSEIFG; translated from the coding sequence ATGACGGAATTCAAAGTCAACAAAACCTATCAGGAAATAAATGCCAAGATTCGGTCGGGCCAAGTGGTGGTGGTGACCGCCGAGGAGGTCATCGGCATCGTGCGCAAAGAGGGGCCGGTGGCGGCCGCGCGCCAGGTGGACGTGGTGACAACTGGCACCTTTGCGCCCATGTGCTCCTCGGGGGCGTTCATCAATTTCGGCCACTCCAAACCCGGCATCAAGGCTGCCAAGGTGTGGCTCAACAACGTGCCGGCCTACGCGGGCGTGGCGGCCGTGGACTGCTACATCGGGGCCACCGAAGTTTGCGAGGACGACCCGCTCAACCGGGTCCATCCCGGCGAGTTCAACTACGGCGGCGGGCACGTCATCGAGGATCTGGTGGCCGGCAAGACCGTTCACCTGAAGGCCGTTGCCTATGGTACCGATTGCTACCCCAACCGGGAGGTGGAAAAGGAAATCACCCTGCGCAGCCTGCCCAGCGCGGTGCTCTGCAACCCGCGAAACGGCTACCAGAACTACAACTGCGCGGTCAATTTGAAAAACAAGACCGTCTACACCTACATGGGGACCTTGAAGCCCAGGGCCGGCAACGCCAATTACTGCTCCGCCGGGCAGCTCAGCCCGCTTTTCAACGACCCCTACTACAAGACCATCGGCATCGGCACCCGGATTTTTCTGGGGGGCACCACCGGGTTCGTCACCTGGGCCGGGACCCAGCACAAGCCCCAGGTCAAGCGGACGCCCAAAGGGGTGCCGTTGGGCCCGGCCGGGACCCTCTGGGTGATGGGGGATCTCAAAAAGATGAGCACCCAGTGGCTGATGGGGGCCAGCATCCAGGGCTACGGCTCTTCGCTTTCGCTGGGCCTGGGGATTCCCATCCCGATCTTAAACGAGGAGATGATGGCCTACACCGCCGTCTCGGATGAGGAGATCTTCACCCAGATCATCGATTACGGCAATGACTATCCCGAAGGGGTCTCCAAAAGCTACGGCCAGGTGAGCTACGCCCAGCTGAAAAGCGGGTTTATCGATTTTCAGGGCAAGCAGGTGCCCACGGTCCCGCTTTCCAGCACGGTCAAGGCCCGCGAGATCGCCGAGACCCTGAAAGACTGGATCGCCAAGGGGCAGTTTCTGCTGGGCGAGCCCCAGTGCACCCTGCCCGCGGGGCCTTCAGAAATCTTCGGTTGA
- the lepB gene encoding signal peptidase I, with translation MKSKQDSQEAAAPRKKGKLRENIEAILVAIVLALFIRTFVVQAFKIPSGSMKQTLQIGDHILVNKFIYGVKLPFVDKVIIPVKDPKRGDIVVFKFPEDPDKDFIKRVVGVAGDEIKIRDKQVFVNGKPLNHDFGIHVDPRTFPSSAEPRDNFGPITVPPNSLFVMGDNRDQSYDSRYWGFVDLSAIKGKAFIIYWSWDKENFRVRWGRLGDLLH, from the coding sequence TTGAAATCCAAGCAAGATAGCCAGGAGGCCGCGGCGCCGCGGAAAAAGGGCAAGCTGCGCGAGAACATCGAGGCCATCCTGGTGGCCATCGTGCTGGCGCTGTTCATCCGGACCTTCGTGGTCCAGGCCTTCAAGATCCCCTCGGGCTCCATGAAACAGACCCTTCAAATCGGGGATCACATTCTGGTCAACAAGTTCATCTACGGCGTCAAGCTGCCCTTCGTGGACAAGGTGATCATACCGGTCAAGGACCCCAAGAGGGGAGATATCGTGGTTTTCAAATTCCCGGAAGACCCCGACAAGGACTTCATCAAGCGGGTCGTCGGGGTGGCCGGCGATGAAATCAAGATCCGCGACAAACAGGTCTTCGTCAACGGCAAGCCCCTCAACCACGACTTCGGCATCCACGTGGACCCCCGTACGTTCCCATCCAGCGCCGAGCCGCGCGACAATTTCGGCCCGATCACCGTCCCGCCCAACTCCCTGTTCGTGATGGGCGACAACCGCGACCAGAGCTACGACAGCCGCTACTGGGGGTTTGTGGACCTCTCGGCCATCAAGGGTAAGGCCTTCATCATCTACTGGTCCTGGGACAAGGAAAATTTCAGGGTCCGATGGGGCCGGCTGGGCGACCTGCTGCACTAA
- a CDS encoding dihydroorotase — protein MRILITGGRVLDPGRLDGRLNILIENGAVAAIAPPADLAPDRCPDARILDAAGLLVVPGLIDLHVHFREPGFEYKETIQTGCAAAVAGGFAAVCPMPNTRPAIDSGELTAFVRRQAAAAGLCRVHPVAAISRGLAGETLSPFAEVKAAGAVAVSDDGNPVLNSRLMRQALTAARENGLLVISHSEELSLAAGGAVNEGPVSERLGVGGIPNAAESIMVLRDIALCELTGAPLHIAHVSTAESVRAIRDAKERGIPVTAETAPHYFTLTDEAVIACGANAKMNPPLRAEKDRQAVRQGLADGTLDAIATDHAPHAPAEKDGDLAKAANGIIGLETSLGLSLRLVAEGVLSLPDLITRMATRPAQILGLDNRLVPGNSADLTIIDLARRYTVDAAAFRSKSRNTPFDLWSLTGCALLTLVGGRVVFDARS, from the coding sequence ATGCGCATCCTGATCACCGGCGGTCGCGTGCTGGACCCTGGCCGGCTGGACGGCCGGCTGAACATCCTGATCGAAAACGGCGCCGTCGCGGCGATCGCGCCTCCCGCCGACCTCGCCCCCGACCGATGCCCCGACGCCCGCATCCTCGATGCCGCAGGGCTCTTGGTGGTGCCCGGCCTGATCGATCTGCACGTCCACTTCCGGGAGCCGGGCTTCGAATACAAGGAAACCATCCAGACCGGCTGCGCGGCCGCGGTGGCGGGCGGCTTCGCCGCGGTCTGCCCCATGCCCAACACCCGCCCGGCAATCGACAGCGGTGAGCTGACGGCCTTTGTTCGCCGCCAAGCGGCGGCCGCCGGTCTCTGCCGGGTCCATCCGGTGGCGGCCATCAGCCGGGGACTTGCGGGTGAGACGTTGAGTCCCTTCGCCGAAGTCAAGGCCGCCGGGGCGGTGGCCGTCTCAGACGACGGCAACCCGGTCCTGAACAGCCGCCTGATGCGCCAGGCCCTGACCGCGGCCCGCGAGAACGGTCTGCTGGTGATCTCCCACAGCGAGGAGCTGAGCCTCGCCGCCGGCGGGGCCGTCAACGAAGGGCCGGTTTCCGAGCGGTTGGGGGTGGGGGGGATCCCCAACGCCGCCGAGAGCATCATGGTATTGCGCGACATCGCCCTCTGCGAGCTGACCGGCGCCCCGCTGCACATCGCGCACGTGAGCACCGCCGAGAGCGTCCGGGCCATCCGGGACGCCAAGGAGCGGGGAATCCCGGTTACCGCCGAAACCGCCCCGCACTATTTCACCCTCACCGACGAGGCCGTGATCGCCTGCGGCGCCAACGCCAAGATGAACCCGCCGCTGCGGGCCGAAAAGGACCGTCAGGCCGTCCGCCAAGGGCTGGCCGACGGCACCCTGGACGCCATCGCCACCGATCACGCGCCCCACGCCCCGGCCGAAAAGGACGGGGACCTGGCCAAGGCCGCCAACGGGATCATCGGGCTTGAGACCTCCCTGGGTCTCAGCCTGCGGCTGGTGGCCGAAGGCGTGCTCTCCCTCCCCGATCTGATCACGCGCATGGCCACCCGCCCGGCGCAGATTCTCGGGCTGGACAACCGCCTGGTGCCGGGTAATTCGGCCGACCTCACGATCATCGACCTCGCGCGGCGCTACACCGTAGACGCCGCCGCCTTCCGCTCCAAGAGCCGCAACACCCCCTTCGACCTCTGGTCCCTCACGGGCTGCGCCCTCCTCACCCTGGTGGGCGGGCGGGTGGTCTTCGACGCCCGTTCGTAA
- a CDS encoding sigma-54 dependent transcriptional regulator, with amino-acid sequence MTVPKPHLLIVDDERSMREVLEYMLAREGYRVSCADSGQAAIALLRKTPIDLLLCDIRLGDMTGLEVLRAAKAQRPETVVIMISAYASAETAVAAMNDGAYDYVPKPFDNAELKQAIARALEVKTGENEKKALHQELRQNRHFGRLVGSSPRMLHIYELIRQVADTRTTVLITGESGTGKELIARAIHEQSDRREHPFVAINCGGIPENLLESELMGHKRGAFTGATHDKKGLFEVGHRGTVFLDEIGDLGLPIQVKLLRAVQERVFRPVGGNEDVAVDIRIISATNKKLEDEVIAGRFREDLFYRLNVIEIKVPPLRERKGDLKALAQHFMDKYAREMGKEITKISAYAIDLLNKYDFPGNIRELENLIERSVALSSTNILLPDSLAMSIHKRRWIEGVRNRRFDIDEVPNGVALDAILAEIERAYIVKALECTSGNKQKAADLLGISFRSLRYRVDKLGVEADSQAA; translated from the coding sequence ATGACCGTCCCCAAACCGCACCTTCTCATCGTCGACGACGAGCGCAGCATGCGCGAGGTCCTGGAATACATGCTGGCCCGTGAAGGCTACCGGGTCTCCTGCGCCGATAGCGGTCAGGCGGCGATCGCGCTGCTCCGCAAGACCCCCATCGATCTGCTGCTGTGCGACATCCGGCTGGGGGACATGACCGGCCTGGAGGTCCTGCGGGCGGCCAAGGCCCAGCGTCCTGAAACGGTCGTGATTATGATTTCGGCCTACGCCTCGGCCGAAACCGCCGTCGCCGCGATGAACGACGGCGCCTACGACTATGTGCCCAAACCCTTTGATAACGCGGAGCTCAAACAGGCCATCGCCCGCGCCCTGGAGGTCAAGACCGGCGAAAACGAGAAGAAGGCCCTCCACCAGGAACTCAGGCAAAACCGCCACTTCGGCCGCCTGGTGGGCAGTAGCCCCCGGATGCTGCACATCTACGAGCTGATCCGGCAGGTGGCGGACACCCGCACCACCGTGCTGATCACCGGTGAGAGCGGCACCGGCAAGGAGCTGATTGCCCGGGCGATCCACGAGCAGAGCGACCGCCGGGAGCACCCCTTTGTGGCCATCAACTGCGGCGGCATTCCGGAGAACCTGCTGGAAAGCGAGCTCATGGGCCACAAGCGGGGCGCCTTCACCGGGGCCACCCATGACAAAAAAGGGCTCTTCGAGGTGGGGCACCGGGGAACGGTCTTTCTGGACGAGATCGGCGACCTCGGCCTGCCCATCCAGGTCAAGCTGCTACGGGCGGTCCAGGAGCGGGTCTTCCGCCCGGTGGGCGGCAACGAGGACGTGGCCGTGGACATCCGCATCATCTCGGCAACCAACAAGAAGCTCGAGGACGAGGTGATTGCCGGCCGCTTTCGCGAGGACCTCTTCTACCGCCTCAACGTGATCGAGATCAAGGTGCCGCCCTTGCGCGAGCGCAAAGGGGACCTCAAGGCCCTGGCCCAGCACTTCATGGACAAGTACGCCCGCGAGATGGGCAAGGAGATCACCAAGATCTCCGCCTATGCCATCGACCTTTTGAACAAGTACGATTTTCCCGGCAACATCCGCGAGCTGGAAAATCTCATCGAACGCAGCGTGGCGCTCTCCAGCACCAACATCCTGCTGCCCGACAGCCTGGCCATGTCGATCCACAAGCGCCGCTGGATCGAGGGAGTCCGCAACCGGCGCTTCGACATCGACGAAGTCCCAAACGGCGTGGCCCTGGACGCCATCCTGGCCGAAATCGAGC